The following DNA comes from Salvia splendens isolate huo1 chromosome 17, SspV2, whole genome shotgun sequence.
ACCAATAATAACgtgatttctattttttttaaatctttacaTTGTTGAAAATATGAACTTCTTAGATTGGCAGTCTTCTATCTGCCTTGTGctttttaaaattctttttgtcatcttattttaataaatttaggATATTGGTctcaaaaatcacaaaattttaaaagtatatAACTTTTCTTATTTTGGCCCATAGTAGAGTAATTTTTTTCATCAGATTTTAATCTTATGTAGCTAGCCATAAAATCTATGtagtttatattaaatataaaacaatgtCATTACAAAGCCTTAATTCTTAAATTAAACTTTGAATAATACGTAGCTAATAAGATAAAAATATGTCTTGTAGATCTGTCGGATTTAAAAAATATCCGCCAACAACAATCTTAAAGTTAGTGATTTAAATGCGACCTTCAGAATTCATGAAAAATATCATAATTCGCCtctaaatttctatttttaaggctAATACTCTGAAATTATTTAGTCTCACATGGGTGACACACTCCCCTTTCTTTcagaaattttaataatatttggaCTGAGATTAAAATATGATGGGGTTGTTTTGACCATCACATcgaaatattaattaatgctCCCACAATTGAAAGCTCTTACTTAATGTTTTTATTCCCTTAACCccctaatttaaaattttgaaaaattaggtCATCATTTGGACTTTTGATGTTAATGAATTAGTGTGAAACAACACACCACGATTTCACTAAAAAATtagtataaaatgacataatgtGGAGTACTAGAATTTAAACCGCATTAACTCCCAAAAGTCGCCTAGATTTTCTGATCTTTCATTTGTCTCGATTAGTTATTGCTTTATAATGTTCAACCATACTGCAGAACTAACAGCAAATCTCATTTATTGGGTTGAAAAATAAAATGCTAAGAATTTGTAAAAACGCGTCTCATTATAGAATCATCGAAACATTAATGTAGAGATGAACTTAtccaaaattttattaattacatGACAACTAAGAGTGATTATTGGCTATTAATCTATCATTCATGTCATtacaaatttgaaaatatacACAAGAATTTGAACTTGTAATTAAAGACACTCCTATATGTAAATTATACACTTTCCATTGGGCGAACCATAGAGAACGAGAGAGGCTCCGTTTCCTATTTTTTTACTATCAAACTATTTCTCTCACTATTGATCATTGAATATCTAACCCTTTGAGTATATTTCACAATGAAAACATTACATTGAACTAAATGTAAGATAGTATAACTAGTAAAGACACATAGAATCATCCAATCCTGCAGCAAAAGAAAGAACTTGATAATTCTTGATATCCCTCTAATTGCAGTAAAATAGTAAATGTAGTTTAACAACACAAAAAGTGCAAAATAGAGAAGGGAGCTGCAGAAAGGCCATAATAGCTTTTTACATAGTAAAAAACTATGCAGTTTTACTAGTCACTCTTTTAATCATTCCCACACAGTTGTCTTTAGGCCTTGTATGCGGCAGGTACATCACCGGACTATCAGGGTTGGCTCGATCGAACCTGTGATCAACAAAGCGATTGTAAAGGCCATGCCACAAAATATTCCAAGACGAACAACTGGTGTTTTATGTTTATGCGTATACTCACTCGTAGTTGAGAAGGAAATGGTGGAGGAAGATGGAAACTTCAAGCTTGGCTACATCATTCCCAGGGCACAATCTGCTTCCACCTCCAAATGGAAGGAAATTTCCTGCTTTTGGAATGAAGTCCtgcacatatcaaaggatgtaCTATTATGTTTAGAGTTGTTGTTTGTGAATGATGAAGCAGACAATGGCCTCAATGAACACTCACATCCCATCTCGAAGGATTGAACCTCTTCGGGTCGGGCCATGTCTCAGAGTCGTAGTGAACGCTCCTAAACCACACCAAGACCTTCCACCCTTTCGGAATGGTGTAGCCTTACATAAACACAAAGATGGGAAAATTAATGATCTTTTCTATGTTCTTAGCAATGATTTCCAAGAACAAGAGACAAAGGAAAGGTATTGCTTGATTACCACAAACAGAGACATCTTTCTTTGCCTCTCTAAAGACCATCAACGAGAAGGAAACTACGCGAAGCGTTTCATCAATAACCTGTGACAGCATGCTTTTATCATCTGATTGATCATACAAAGATGGCTCAGGCAATGAAGATTCAATTTTGAATATTACCTTATTGACATAATCCATTTTTCTAATTTCTTTCAGTGTCAAACCTTTCTGATCAGAAGGCCTATTTCTTATAATCTCCTCTTGCTCAGCCTGAATCAATTTTACTCATTAGTATATCCAATCATTGCCAAACAAGTTAAGGAATTTTTGTAGTGAAAAGGCAACCTACCTTAGCCTTGTTGAACATGTCTGGATTCTGCTGTAAGAAAAGGGCAGCCCACATAGTTGTGTGCCCTGAAGATTCATGCCCTGCATTCAGATACATAATCAAAATATCAACAATCCCTTCATCATCCAGTCTTCTACCATTCTCATCTTCAGCATCCAACAGAGCATCCATCATGTCTCTCCTCGGCCGCAATGGATCCTCCTCTCTCTCCGTCCTTCGCTTACTCACTATAGCACCCAGCACAGCCACAAGCCGCTTTCGTGCCTAAAACCACCAACCCCAAATCTAAGCCAACCAGCAAAACTTCTAACAAAAAAAACGAGCTTACCTTAAGCGCGTTATGATAAGCAAACCCGGGCACATTAATGGCCATGGCTCTGACTCCATAGTTTAAAGCGGTGTACTCCTTCTCCAACACCTCCCTCACGTGCTCGCCTTCCGAGCTCAAGAAAATGTGCATGATGATCTTGAAAGTGAGCCTTCTAAGCTCGGTTAAGAGTTCGATCTGTCCCATGTTCTCCCATTTCTCCAAGGCTACGATGACATTCTCCTCGATGTATTTCATGTACATGGTGAGTGCCTCAAAGCCGTTGACAGGGGCGGCCGTCAACTTGCGCAGCCATTTGTGTTCTTGGTCCGGGATAGACACAAATGACTTCCTTCCCATGAGTTTCTCAGTGGAGGCGGGCCACCCGGGCTTGAACCCATCATCATCATTTAGTACACGTCGGCATGCTTCCGGGGTTGTCACGATGATGCTAGGGTGGCCAAACATGTACACCTTGTACATCCCCGTGCGCCCGAATCTGATTTTTCACACGTGACATGTACCGATGAAATCAAGCTagcaattataattataattatattatgagcacacacttttttttattattgataaATGAACAGAAATTTAAAGATTGCGACATCTTTTAACACAGACCTGCGGAGAAGGTCTGAGACGAAGGATTCGGGATTGTTGGACTTGAAAGCTCTGAGGAAAGACCACATGTTACCAATGAGAGGCAAACCCAAGTCACCAGGAGGAAGTTCATATCTTGTTGCACCTAATTTACTTTCATATAACCAGAAATTTATCTTTCTAGCCACCCATCTCACTATAAAAAACCCTAGAAAACACCCCACCAACAATCCCACCCCCATCTTAATTCAGAAATCAAGACAATTGATTCCTCTTTTATATACAATCTAAAATTTACATATAAGTATATATAGAGGGGGAAATTAGGAGGTAATATCAAATGAGTATAGATTATTTTTGCAGTTGTAAAACAAGGCAACATGTAATAAACTTGTGAGTACGAATACACCACTCCAGAGGGAACTGGATTAAATTGCTCATTAATATTAGATTTCCTTGAATTTAATCGTGGAATGTTTTGATTTAGATGCATAGAAATATTATGGAAAAATTTACTAgtataaattttgaattattaaataatGATTTAGGCTTTCATCATTAAAATCATGGATCTGGATCTGCCATTGTATAAACCAATGAAAATAACTTAGTATGACGAATAAATTTGGGCATGAGACCATCTATTCGAGTCACAAGTTTAGAATGGAGGAAATAATGTAAAAATGATTTCAAGTTTTTAATTACATGTATGAAACGTTAATTGTAGACAATacaataatttaagattataTATAGTCATTATCTCTTTTGAAGATATATATAACAATAATTCTTTGTTTCCAAAATTGGTGAATagtcataaatgaaattttcaaaacTTGCCCAACAGTTGACTACAAAATTACTACATTCtggttaatatttatttaatcattCACTATAGGGAGGGCTCTCACAACAACCCTCTCAAAATTTATTCCTATCACATCATCAACCTTATCTCACAGCCCTCTAACAGCCATCACATCCTCTCGCAACCCTCCCAAGactattcaatttaattatatctGGAGCAAAAATTTATACTCGGGAGAATGAGAAGTGTGAAtaaaatgaagtgcaatgagttgtatatatagagttgaaataaaaaaaataattcaaaaaaaaattgggatgGCGCCCGCTCGGCGCGCAATAGGCGCCGAGCCACCGCCGAGCGGCCATGCCCTTCCCTGCGGGGCCCCGAGCCATCTTCCGGCCGTTCGCCTCCAATAGGCGCTTACGGGGGCACCTTCCGCACAGCGGCGGGACGGCGCCCCTGTTATGAGTGCTATTATAGCAATGGCTGTTTTTACATGTGAATGTCAATATCTTTTGTTATCTAAAGAAAGTGTTATAATTATATCACATTAGTACCTTGCTTGCGTAAATATATCAGTATAATTCCCAACAATTTTGAAGGAAGATTTTACTTGATTTCTTTAATATGTCTAAAATTCATGGTAATGAACATATTGAATATACCAACTCAAACTGCATGTATTTAATAAGTAAATTGAACAATTATCACTAATGACCATGACTTTTATTCATTCATGTTAAGATTTATATTGAACTAGTATCGCACCCATGCTATGCACTGCTCATTTTATTTGCTTATCAAagtatgaaatatttatttggAATAAGAAACAATATCATCTTATTTAATAAACGTGTGAAATAATACATTTGATAAAAGTCATTAATTTTACCAAAACATAGGTGTGATGTACAAAATGATGAGTTTAGTATTTCCATTTTatgaatcattttatttttaatgggataataaaaaagtaaaacgttttatttttaatgggataaaGGGAGTAGCAATGAAATGTGACATGATCACGTGAAGATGTGATAGGACTCACATATAGTAtaaatttttcttaaataaCCGACAAATGAAACATAGgcagaataaaaaaaattggatacgACTGTGGTAACGTGGAAAGAGAGCAGCATGCTTTGTTATAATATCAGTTGTTAGTGTAGATCATGACAGGGACTATTAATTATCTATCTCTTAAAATACTATACCATAAGTAAACCATTTTTGACCAGCAGACTATCAGTATTAAACTCTACACGGCCTCTGTCCCCTATAAAAGATATTCCATTTTGATTCgacataattttcttttttcagaaaaaatagtagaaaaaatttaatcatatttttatattttaattttataataaaataactcAAATGAAATAGGTAATTAGTTGAATGCAGTAGTAAAAGTGAATGGAAGGAATCCcattatataaatatgaaataatttaTAGAGGATGAAAGGAATAttatatattccctccgtcctgGAACAAgagtcctatttagttatggcacgagttttaaaaaatgtaaaaaagtaagatgaataaattagtggaatataggtCTCACTtataatattagttttataatataatgtgagtgaaataagttggtggaatctagagcctacttaccatttataataaaagtgaaatatgattcttattgtgggagggattgaaatgaaaaaacataactcttattgtgggacggagagggAGTAATTATATATGGATCATTATTTCCAATATCAGTTGTTAGAGTAGATGAAAGGGACTATCCATCCTActcttaaaaaaatacaattaagtGTACCATAACGATTAATTCTATAGGGAAATGCTatgtggccacattatggccggccataaaatggcattttaGTAAAATTTAGATGTTATAGCTCAAATAGGTCATTTAATACTCCAATACTTTTACACTATTACCCTTTCTATTTAATTGTAATTGTTTTCCAATTTCATTTCCTTAATCCGATATttacatttcttttttaatttatttattttttaattttctattttcagtaatttatttttaaacaattttttagTCTAAGATTAAGTTTTTATCTTTCCCTAAATGTTTTTCAACTGATCATATTAAATTGAAATCAATAATAACTAAGTTGTAACACAATTAGATAGTCTATAATATTTAATCATGTTATAGTTTAAATTATCAATTATACTAAAAATGTAGGGTgcattataatataattttaaaaataaacatactaattatttttatatactatgataTAGTTGTGTTTACATAATtatcttttttctctttattgcAATGTTATAATTActtaaattcaatatatataataaagcAAATTTAATGAATTTGTAATTGTGCGAATGATAATTTTCTGAAAATACTGACTCCAATAATTTGCGTATCATGAGGTGCAAATGTTATAAGAAGTGAATTGTCGAATTTGTATTGGTATAAATGACGGTTGTCAACCATAGTTAATTATTGTGATTAATATGCATTTACAAActacataataaattaaaaataaaaaaaaattcaactacATGGGTTATACTTATATTTGCATAAAAAATATTAGGAGTTGTATATTTCAAGTAAAAGGCACAATAGTCTCAACATGTTTACTCTTTTTGAGGTGTATCGATTTTGTTGAATTAGCATTAATCacacaaatatttattaatattttaagtttaCGGCTAGCCatattatggccatttagcatcactcaatTCTATATGCCATGATGCGACActcttttatcattttgatCAAAACAAATGTAGTTTCTTGATTTCAGTAAAAGTTATACCCCTTTAGTAGACAATAACGGCTTGCAACAAGTTAATGATCAAAAAATACTCATTGTATGCTCAGTGTGTGTGTGAAGTATGAAGAGTGAACCTGTTAACAAAGGTGGCTAGGAACACTACAAAAAACATTACAGATAAAGACGCTTTTTTATTCAATCGAGGACGTTATTTTGCGTTGCTAAATATATCACCTACGCTTTAAAAAGCGTCTTAATCTGTAAGTGTCTTAATCCGTGGCGTGACAAATTAGAATAAGGACGCAATGAGAGCGTCGGTGATTTAATCTTGAGACGCTTTTTAAAAGCATCCCTATTAATCTTGAGACGCTTTTTAAAAAGCGTCCCTATATGCTAATTTAGAGACACTATTGGAAAGCGTCTCGAGTGCAATTTAGAGACACAGCTAAAAAGTGTCCCGAAATGCAATTTAGAGACATAATTAAAAAGTGTCCCAAAGTGCAACTTTgagacataattaaaaaaacgtCTCTATGTTGCACTTGGAGACACAAAAAAAATGTCCCAAAGTACAACTTTGAGACGCAATATATTCAAATCGGGCAACAAGAAGAGTTCTA
Coding sequences within:
- the LOC121774509 gene encoding ent-kaurenoic acid oxidase 1-like encodes the protein MGVGLLVGCFLGFFIVRWVARKINFWLYESKLGATRYELPPGDLGLPLIGNMWSFLRAFKSNNPESFVSDLLRRFGRTGMYKVYMFGHPSIIVTTPEACRRVLNDDDGFKPGWPASTEKLMGRKSFVSIPDQEHKWLRKLTAAPVNGFEALTMYMKYIEENVIVALEKWENMGQIELLTELRRLTFKIIMHIFLSSEGEHVREVLEKEYTALNYGVRAMAINVPGFAYHNALKARKRLVAVLGAIVSKRRTEREEDPLRPRRDMMDALLDAEDENGRRLDDEGIVDILIMYLNAGHESSGHTTMWAALFLQQNPDMFNKAKAEQEEIIRNRPSDQKGLTLKEIRKMDYVNKVIDETLRVVSFSLMVFREAKKDVSVCGYTIPKGWKVLVWFRSVHYDSETWPDPKRFNPSRWDDFIPKAGNFLPFGGGSRLCPGNDVAKLEVSIFLHHFLLNYEFDRANPDSPVMYLPHTRPKDNCVGMIKRVTSKTA